From the genome of Methanococcus maripaludis:
TACAAGGCAATGGCAAATATGAATTATACCGAATGCTGGAGAATATCTGGTGCAAGATACAATACTTCAGATTCTAAGCCCGAACTTATTGGGGTTGTAAAGTTAGATCCTGAAAATAAAAGTACAAAAGATCAGAATATGGTTTTTGGAATTGGAAATGAATCGAATATCTTAGGATATGTTGATATATATGGGGGCTGTAATGAAACAGGTGGAAACGGTTCAATGCCTGATTTTATCGCAGTAGATTTAACTGATTGGAAAACAGAGTTTGAAGACTCATTGGAAAATACTGGAAAAGGATATTACTTTGCTAACTTTTCAAATGGGACTGAAAGTTCAATAATTTCTGAATTCGGGATAATTCAATACAGTTCATACCCCAATATCGAAGAAATTAATTCTGTCAATTCATTTGGATGCAATAATTCGACAGTATTTAAATTATTCAGTAAATTAGCCCCTTCAGTACTTAATTCATATATAAACGTAGGAAAAAATGATATTGATATTTTAATAAATGCAGAGGATGATGATTTATGGGGTATAAATGCATGTTTTGATGGTTCAAATGTATCTTATTCGCTAAATGGTACCAGCAATACTTTTGAGGGATTATTTAATAAATCAACATTTTCTTACGGGGAACATTATGTTATTTTTGAGTTATTTGATGGCTGCGGAAATTTATTTGCTGAAAATGTAAGTTTTGAAATTTCAGCCCCAGTTACTTCTTCAAGAAGTACTGGAAACCATTATAGTTCTGATCTTTCTGATGGAATAGATTTTGGAACCATTAAAAAAGCAGTTTCAAATTCAAATATTGTATACGGAAACGAAATCGATGAAGGATATGCTTTGAATTTGAGAGAAACTGTTCAAAATGCAAATAATTACGAACTTTCAGGAGACACAATAATTGTTGGTGGACCAGAAGCAAATGGATTTGCTAACAAATATGATTCAGAGTTTGAAATATCAATTACAAATGATTACCCTGGAGAAAATAAAGGGGTTATTCAGGTTAAGGATATTGAAGTACGCGATGGAAACTTCATCAAAACTTACCCGGTAATATACATTGCAGGTTCTGACAGGTACGGAACAGAAGCAGCTCTCGAATACTTTAAAACTTTGGAAGAACTTCCAGATGGAGCTTTAATTTTAGAATGGACGGAAGATGGGCCGGTTCTAGTTTATTAAATAACTTTTTTTTCTTTTTTAAATTTGGTTTTAGAATTAAACTTCGAAATTAGCCATCTGTTGGAAACTGTGCAATTCATTAAGTTACAACTTTTTAGGCCTAATATATTGTTCGGCCAGATGCGAACAAAATCCACGTTTTTATATGTTTTAAAATTCAAGCTAGTTTAAGAAGCAGACATGCTTTTTGAGGTGAACTATGAAATTTAAAACAGGCAGTATAATTGCAATTTTAGCAATTTTTTTATGCATAATTGTCGCGAGTTTTGTTTTTTTCTCGAAAAATTCAGAATCTAGCAATGATTTAACCGACGATTCTAAATATGGGTCGGAAATAATTTTTGGAGTTATAAAATCCATTGAAGTTATGGATGGAAAATACAGATTATTAATAATCAATAACAATGGCGAATATGTTGTAAACGTGCCCGAAAATGTTGATATTAAATTCCCAGAATTTTACGAAGGTAATAACATATCTGCCGGAGGATTGGTTGAAATTAATTATTCGGGTATCATGACAAGGTCCTTTCCACCGATATTGGCTGCATCATCTGTAAATTACTATCCGCCAGAATTTGTAACTTGTGGAAAAGTTGCTGAAATTGATGAGGTAAATGGTTACAAAAGATTTTTAGTCGAAGGGGAAAACAACCTTTGTTACGTAACTATTACTAATGATACGCTCGTTTCTGGAGAATTAACGGACGCTTCCATAAATTCTACTGTGACGTACACTTCTATAATCCAGCTTTTGAGTTACCCTGGACAGTGCGCTGCAATTCATTTTATAGTAAATTAATATAATAAATTTTAATTTATTTTTTACTATTTTAAAGCATTTTTAACCTAAATTTGTCTAAAAATGTTTAATATTTTGTCCTTTATTACCCCATATATTAATATTTCCATCTGGCCCATTTAGAAAATTAGATTTAATATCAATAATATATTATGGTTGAATTAATTCAAAAAATTGGGTAACGGGGAAATATAATGTTTAATTACAAAGTTTTAATACTCTCAATGATATTTTTGATAATAATTGCGGGATGTATTAGTCAGAATACCAATAAAAATACAATTCAAGAAGGTGCTTTGACCATTGGGATTGCCCCAGACATTTATCCAATGGCATACTTCGAAAACAATGTTCCAACAGGATTTGAAATTGATTTAATAACCGAAATTGCTAAAAGAATGGGTTTAGAACCCGAATTTAAAACATATGAATTTTCATCACTTCTAGGCGCTGTCGAAAACAACAAAGTTGACTGCGCAGTTGCATTTATTACAATAACGCCTGAAAGAGAAAACCATGTGGACTTTTCAAGATGTTATTTTGAAACATATACCACAATTCTTGTAAGGGAAGAAGATACTAGCACCTGCATAAGATGTCTGGAAAACCGAAAAGTCGGTGTTTTAGCAGGTAGCACTCAGGAATCATTAATGGAAGGATTTAAAGATGATATGGAATTTGAACTGATTCCTTATGAAAATATTCGTGAAATGCATCATGACCTTCTTTCAGGAAATATCGATGCGGAAGTTTTTGAATATGTTTGTTCAAAAGGTTTTATTGATAACAATGATCCTGTGAAAGTTATCGGAGGTAAAATCGATATAAACTATATTGGAATTCCCATAAATGAGAAAAATGATGATTTAAGAAATGAAATTAATAATGTGATTCTTGAAATGGAAAATGATGGGAGTTTATCGGAAATAAAAGAAAAATGGGGATATTAATTAAATATTACTTTTAACGTCTCTTTTAAAAACACCATATTCAGTCCAATATTTTTAATCGTTTTGATTATGGTGGGCCAGTCATGTTAACAATAAAAACTACTGGTTTGTAATATACTGTTAAATTTCAAGACCCTTTTTTAAATTAGTTAGAATATCTTTTTCCATTTTCATTTTAGGGCAAGAATACTGTCATTCTGTTAAACCGGGTTGAAAATTCTGCAACACAATGTCACTTTAAAATGTCAGGTAATTAATTTAGTCCCTTTTTACTTTGAAAATGAGTGAGATTTTTGAAAAAATATTAGTTTTGAAAATAAAACTGTTTTGTAGTTTATAGTCAAAAGCATAATAAATTTCAATTTAAAATTCAAAATGATCAAAAAAGAAATAAAAAAGTTATTTAATCACAAATGCATCCGCCATATTCAAAGTACATTGCCCAGTTGTTTCCAGGGAAGCTAGTTCCATTACCCCATGCGGTTTCACAATTTCCGGTACAATTACATACGCATTCATATTCTGGAACGCATCTGTAATTGGCTTTTACTGCATCGAGGTCGTAATCAAAGCTAGTTCCTAATTTGGAAGTGTCGTTTAGTCTTATTTTTTCAATGCATACGCAATCAGGCAGGTCGTAAATGTAGTTTATAAATGTACTTTCAATGCTCCTGTTACCGTCCTGATTTAAAACATTTCCTACGAGGTAGTAATTTCCATTGTAGAATGCTTCAACTGAAATACTTTCCATATATTGAATTTGTCCCCATGTAGTTTCATAAATTTCTAAGTCGGGAGTTGAATTATCCCCATCTCCACAAATACTACCATCGAAATACAGTTCTATGGTTCCGCCCTGACCCAAACTGGTAAAGGCATATTCGCTTTTTGAATCCCCATCATTTGGACCCAAGCATTGGGATTCGTTGTATCTGCAATCTGACCCGGTATGCGTACCAGGGATATAATTACTGGTACCTACTGCCCAAGGATAATCTGCTGGTTC
Proteins encoded in this window:
- a CDS encoding C1 family peptidase, with the translated sequence MNFFKKVSIILLLFVLISANFSESVDDGKYIFHNFTEEDAEEMGVIENITKNTTDFETSNIQTFSSRSTDNEEPYVMGCFLPTKEELLSMADQITVVEGLSENANLSNNSYLDLSKDPCFPTVGDQGKIGSCASWAIVYYANSYLQAKIYDWDLKENDSLKCFNPMWAYNKLNNGENGGSQLSSNLKLISRLGSATYETMPLTDNYTVWGNEEAWIEAPQYRITGFEVSSTNNTEVMKSWLNEGSIIIIAMHGQDVFTFDNDSILSDLDQSHEKANHAQAVVGYDDSISEDNETGAFKVMNSWGANWSPNGDGSYYITYKAMANMNYTECWRISGARYNTSDSKPELIGVVKLDPENKSTKDQNMVFGIGNESNILGYVDIYGGCNETGGNGSMPDFIAVDLTDWKTEFEDSLENTGKGYYFANFSNGTESSIISEFGIIQYSSYPNIEEINSVNSFGCNNSTVFKLFSKLAPSVLNSYINVGKNDIDILINAEDDDLWGINACFDGSNVSYSLNGTSNTFEGLFNKSTFSYGEHYVIFELFDGCGNLFAENVSFEISAPVTSSRSTGNHYSSDLSDGIDFGTIKKAVSNSNIVYGNEIDEGYALNLRETVQNANNYELSGDTIIVGGPEANGFANKYDSEFEISITNDYPGENKGVIQVKDIEVRDGNFIKTYPVIYIAGSDRYGTEAALEYFKTLEELPDGALILEWTEDGPVLVY
- a CDS encoding ABC transporter substrate-binding protein; this translates as MFNYKVLILSMIFLIIIAGCISQNTNKNTIQEGALTIGIAPDIYPMAYFENNVPTGFEIDLITEIAKRMGLEPEFKTYEFSSLLGAVENNKVDCAVAFITITPERENHVDFSRCYFETYTTILVREEDTSTCIRCLENRKVGVLAGSTQESLMEGFKDDMEFELIPYENIREMHHDLLSGNIDAEVFEYVCSKGFIDNNDPVKVIGGKIDINYIGIPINEKNDDLRNEINNVILEMENDGSLSEIKEKWGY